Proteins encoded together in one Calditrichota bacterium window:
- a CDS encoding bifunctional homocysteine S-methyltransferase/methylenetetrahydrofolate reductase: protein MSQRRSQELLERLREEVMVVDGAIGTALYSMGFSHRTCFDELNETHPQIVEDLHRDYIAAGAQIIETNTFGANPFRLGDHGFAEKTKLLNRLGAEHARRAAGDVIYVAGSIGPLDRVLEPIGPVTFAEAQAAFKEQVEGLLEGGVDLFIIETISNLFEMREAIAAVRSLCELPIVATMTFTEDGKTLVGDKPAQVARALVEYGADIVGSNCSVGPQAMLEVVERMSGANVPLCAQPNAGNARVVGGRFIYLASPQYFAEYAVKFADAGVSLIGGCCGTTPEHIRAMADAVKGRRLGKAHIEVISENGDSDGKVEGPHRGLPFSDFRANLGKKFQISVEIDPPRSYDPGPFIRHAQRLKSAGVDLINVADSPLARARMSAVSMAHLIRRDAGVDVLLHVSCRDRNAIGLQSELLGAHTLGVLNILAVTGDPTSVGDYPFAKGVFELDSIGLSRMITQLNHGKDLTGRDMDEPTHFLLGVAVNPTSPNLDLEYDRFKQKLDAGAQFAFTQPLFDPRTLEEFMERIRSFTDIPIFVGNMPLRSSKHAEFIHNEIPDMFVPQDIREKMKNAGTEGAKVGVEIAQKFLLDTKEMVQGAYLMPPFNKFDMAIDVMKVLDREPA from the coding sequence TTGAGTCAGCGTCGAAGTCAGGAGTTGTTGGAACGTCTCCGCGAGGAAGTAATGGTTGTAGACGGTGCAATCGGTACCGCACTGTATTCCATGGGCTTTTCTCACCGCACCTGCTTTGACGAGCTGAACGAAACCCATCCCCAGATTGTAGAAGACTTGCACCGCGACTACATCGCGGCCGGCGCGCAAATCATCGAAACGAACACGTTTGGCGCGAATCCGTTCCGGCTGGGGGACCACGGATTCGCGGAAAAGACCAAACTTTTGAACAGGCTCGGCGCGGAGCATGCGCGCAGAGCGGCGGGCGATGTGATCTATGTCGCGGGTTCGATTGGTCCGCTGGATCGAGTGTTGGAACCGATTGGTCCGGTTACGTTCGCGGAAGCGCAAGCTGCTTTTAAGGAGCAGGTCGAGGGATTGCTGGAGGGCGGAGTCGATCTTTTCATTATCGAGACGATTTCGAATCTTTTCGAAATGCGCGAAGCAATCGCCGCTGTGCGCTCGCTCTGTGAACTGCCGATAGTCGCGACGATGACGTTCACCGAAGACGGAAAGACATTGGTCGGCGACAAACCTGCACAAGTCGCACGTGCACTTGTTGAATACGGCGCGGATATTGTGGGCTCGAATTGCTCCGTTGGCCCGCAAGCGATGCTTGAGGTAGTGGAGCGGATGAGCGGGGCGAACGTTCCGTTATGCGCTCAACCGAATGCAGGCAACGCGCGCGTGGTTGGCGGGAGATTTATTTACCTTGCTTCACCGCAGTACTTCGCGGAATACGCCGTCAAGTTCGCGGACGCGGGTGTCTCGCTGATCGGAGGTTGCTGCGGCACGACGCCCGAGCATATTCGCGCAATGGCTGACGCCGTGAAGGGGCGTCGGCTTGGCAAAGCGCACATCGAAGTCATCTCGGAAAACGGCGACAGTGATGGCAAAGTAGAAGGGCCACACCGCGGGTTGCCGTTCTCAGATTTTCGTGCAAACCTCGGAAAGAAGTTTCAAATTTCCGTCGAGATCGATCCGCCGCGCAGCTACGATCCCGGTCCGTTCATTCGGCATGCTCAGCGGCTGAAAAGCGCGGGTGTTGACTTAATCAATGTTGCCGACTCGCCGCTTGCCAGAGCAAGAATGAGCGCAGTCTCAATGGCGCATTTGATTCGCCGCGATGCCGGAGTCGACGTCTTGTTGCACGTCTCTTGCCGCGACCGCAATGCGATTGGTTTGCAATCTGAGTTGCTCGGCGCGCATACGCTCGGCGTTCTGAATATTCTGGCTGTGACAGGTGATCCGACCAGCGTCGGAGATTATCCGTTCGCCAAGGGCGTTTTTGAGTTGGACTCAATCGGGCTTTCACGCATGATCACCCAGCTCAATCATGGCAAAGATTTGACTGGACGTGACATGGATGAGCCGACCCATTTTCTTTTGGGAGTCGCGGTCAATCCCACATCGCCAAATCTTGATCTTGAGTATGACCGGTTCAAACAAAAGCTGGACGCGGGTGCGCAGTTCGCATTCACGCAGCCGCTCTTCGATCCGCGCACGTTAGAAGAGTTCATGGAGCGCATCCGCTCGTTCACGGATATTCCGATTTTCGTGGGCAACATGCCGCTGCGGTCGTCCAAACATGCTGAGTTCATTCATAACGAAATCCCAGACATGTTTGTCCCCCAAGATATCCGCGAAAAAATGAAGAATGCGGGTACCGAGGGGGCCAAGGTGGGGGTCGAAATCGCTCAAAAGTTCTTATTGGATACCAAAGAGATGGTGCAAGGAGCTTACCTTATGCCTCCGTTCAATAAGTTCGACATGGCGATTGATGTAATGAAAGTTCTGGACCGCGAACCGGCATAG
- a CDS encoding MBL fold metallo-hydrolase: MTKIAGYEIIPLHVGDFKLDGGAMFGVVPKPLWEKQCPADARNRIDMTARALLLKTPQRTIVVDAGIGQKDDDKFREIFDITFPHGGIVESLSQHGVSPEQVTDVIYTHLHFDHAGGTTVMKDGIAVPLFPNARHYVQSAQYHHGRSRNPRDRASYIDMNYEPVRSAGLLEFLEGDTELFPGLHLDLTSGHTPALQMIRISDGKQTMFYPSDLIPMAAHVPLPYIMGYDLFPLTTLNDKEHWLGKAAREGWLIVLEHDPKIEAMKVQFDEKGRIRIAQTGTLEELNNPDA, from the coding sequence ATGACAAAGATAGCCGGTTATGAAATAATACCACTCCACGTCGGCGATTTCAAGCTGGACGGCGGTGCCATGTTTGGTGTCGTGCCTAAACCTCTATGGGAAAAGCAATGTCCCGCCGATGCGCGCAACCGGATTGATATGACGGCACGCGCGCTGCTCTTGAAAACTCCGCAACGAACAATTGTCGTGGATGCTGGAATTGGTCAAAAGGATGACGACAAGTTTCGCGAGATCTTCGACATTACCTTTCCTCACGGAGGAATTGTAGAGTCGCTGTCACAACACGGAGTGTCGCCCGAACAAGTCACTGACGTTATTTACACGCATCTGCATTTTGACCATGCTGGCGGCACAACGGTGATGAAAGATGGAATTGCCGTTCCGTTGTTTCCCAATGCGCGACATTACGTGCAGAGCGCGCAGTACCACCACGGACGATCGCGCAATCCACGAGACCGGGCAAGTTACATTGATATGAATTACGAGCCCGTTCGGAGTGCCGGATTGCTTGAGTTTTTAGAAGGAGACACCGAGCTATTCCCCGGACTTCATTTGGATTTGACGTCCGGTCACACGCCTGCACTTCAGATGATTCGCATATCGGACGGCAAGCAAACAATGTTTTATCCGTCCGACCTGATTCCAATGGCAGCTCACGTACCGCTTCCATATATCATGGGATACGATTTGTTTCCGCTAACGACGCTAAATGACAAGGAGCATTGGCTGGGAAAAGCTGCAAGAGAGGGCTGGTTGATTGTTCTTGAGCACGATCCCAAGATTGAAGCGATGAAGGTGCAGTTCGACGAGAAAGGCCGCATCAGAATCGCACAGACCGGAACGCTGGAAGAATTGAACAATCCGGACGCATGA
- a CDS encoding leucyl aminopeptidase, with protein sequence MKITARNGNLIGKPGAIAVCLFEDEVKSLKLAGLNKKTVDELKKLIKSAQFSGGKKETLTHFAQGTQAPLLILQGLGERSEFTWLKLRHSVGSVIREAKGNKAKSLALFSAASFDSDLEADTTAKAIVDALVLGHWSFEHYKSAKKPGHAVANVDVYFSTLARKNAATKVIPAAQIMAEAHNLSRDYGTHPTNVVTTDYLKAEAQKLSKQGVKVSTLERNDLKKLGMNLILAVGQASVMPPRVIIMDYNPRGAKKSLALVGKGLVFDTGGLNIKVAMMEEMKSDMCGAAAVLAAMHAVAKLKPQQRVIGVIGTCENAISGDAYRPSDIYTAYDGKTVEIGNTDAEGRLVLADTMAYIADKYKPSMMVDVATLTGAAKIALGNHADGVMSNSERVSKQVLAAAERAFERMWPLPLYEEYGDEMRSAIADLNNTGPDRWGGASRAGAFLQEFVGKTPWAHIDIAPTSYPALPSSLNPRKTANGSATKTLIELAIGE encoded by the coding sequence ATGAAGATCACTGCGCGAAACGGGAATTTGATTGGCAAGCCCGGTGCGATTGCCGTTTGTCTTTTCGAGGATGAAGTCAAATCGCTCAAACTCGCTGGACTGAACAAAAAGACCGTCGATGAGCTAAAGAAGCTGATTAAGTCTGCGCAATTTTCCGGCGGCAAGAAGGAAACACTGACGCATTTTGCTCAAGGCACTCAGGCTCCACTGCTGATTTTGCAGGGACTGGGCGAGCGCAGCGAGTTCACCTGGTTGAAACTTCGCCACTCCGTGGGCAGCGTGATCCGCGAAGCCAAAGGCAACAAGGCGAAAAGTTTGGCGCTGTTCAGCGCCGCGTCGTTCGATTCCGATTTAGAAGCAGACACGACCGCGAAGGCGATTGTCGATGCTCTTGTGCTGGGACACTGGAGTTTTGAGCATTACAAGTCGGCGAAAAAGCCCGGTCATGCGGTTGCGAACGTCGATGTGTATTTCAGCACTCTTGCGCGCAAGAACGCCGCGACGAAGGTGATACCTGCGGCGCAAATCATGGCTGAAGCGCACAATCTTTCGCGAGACTACGGCACGCATCCGACGAATGTCGTGACGACGGACTATTTGAAGGCAGAAGCACAAAAGCTCTCGAAACAAGGGGTAAAAGTTTCAACGCTCGAGCGCAATGACTTGAAGAAACTCGGCATGAATCTGATTCTTGCCGTGGGGCAAGCGAGTGTGATGCCGCCGCGTGTGATCATCATGGATTACAATCCGCGTGGCGCGAAGAAATCGCTTGCGCTCGTTGGTAAGGGGTTGGTGTTTGACACGGGCGGACTGAATATCAAGGTCGCGATGATGGAAGAGATGAAGAGCGACATGTGCGGCGCGGCGGCGGTGCTGGCCGCGATGCATGCCGTCGCCAAATTGAAACCGCAACAGCGCGTCATCGGCGTGATCGGCACGTGCGAAAATGCGATCAGCGGCGATGCCTATCGTCCCTCCGATATTTACACGGCATACGATGGCAAGACCGTTGAGATCGGCAACACGGATGCGGAAGGCAGACTTGTGCTGGCTGACACGATGGCCTATATCGCGGACAAATATAAACCGTCGATGATGGTAGACGTCGCGACGTTGACCGGTGCGGCGAAGATTGCATTGGGCAATCACGCGGACGGTGTCATGTCGAATTCCGAACGAGTTTCAAAGCAGGTTTTAGCTGCTGCCGAGCGCGCCTTTGAACGCATGTGGCCGCTGCCGCTCTATGAAGAGTACGGTGACGAGATGCGCAGCGCCATCGCGGATCTGAACAACACTGGCCCCGACCGCTGGGGTGGAGCCAGCCGCGCGGGAGCGTTCTTGCAAGAATTCGTAGGGAAGACTCCGTGGGCGCACATTGACATCGCTCCAACGTCTTATCCCGCTTTGCCGTCCTCGCTGAATCCTCGCAAGACGGCGAACGGTTCGGCCACGAAAACGCTGATCGAATTGGCGATAGGGGAGTAG
- a CDS encoding nitronate monooxygenase: protein MRAAEPYWPSHKLQQLFGTRYPIVQAGMVWTSGWKLCVASSKAGCLGMIGAGSMKPDLLREHIHKTKTELGSELPFAVNVPLLRGDVEELIQVCIDEQIKIVFTSAGNPALFTERFKNAGAVVVHVVPTAKLAKKCEQRGVDAVVCEGTEAGGHNGADEIPTFVLVPQVRDAVEIPVIAAGGIADGRGMLAAFALGADGVQIGTRFAATVESSSHDRFKQAIVEAGETDTVLSLKNIGPTRMIKSPFALECVDFEKRGATPDETRVLLDRKREMKGMFEGNWDEGQFEAGMGVALIHDVPTVDAMVARLLDEYREAHARMTGQ, encoded by the coding sequence ATGAGAGCCGCGGAGCCGTACTGGCCTTCCCACAAACTTCAACAGCTCTTCGGAACTCGCTATCCTATCGTGCAGGCCGGTATGGTTTGGACGTCGGGATGGAAGCTGTGCGTGGCATCTTCAAAAGCAGGATGTTTGGGAATGATCGGCGCGGGGTCGATGAAGCCTGATCTGCTGCGAGAGCATATTCACAAAACGAAAACTGAACTAGGCTCTGAGCTTCCTTTCGCCGTCAATGTTCCTTTGCTGCGCGGCGACGTCGAAGAACTGATTCAAGTTTGCATCGACGAACAAATCAAAATCGTTTTTACATCTGCCGGAAATCCGGCGCTCTTCACGGAGAGATTTAAAAACGCCGGTGCAGTGGTTGTGCATGTTGTCCCGACGGCGAAGCTTGCCAAGAAGTGCGAACAGCGCGGCGTAGACGCGGTGGTTTGCGAAGGCACGGAAGCGGGCGGACACAACGGCGCGGATGAAATCCCCACATTTGTGCTGGTGCCGCAGGTGCGTGACGCTGTGGAGATTCCCGTGATTGCCGCCGGTGGAATCGCGGACGGACGGGGAATGCTCGCGGCGTTTGCGTTGGGCGCGGACGGTGTTCAAATCGGAACGCGCTTCGCCGCGACGGTGGAATCCTCTTCACATGATCGTTTTAAACAAGCAATTGTTGAAGCAGGCGAAACGGATACGGTTTTATCTTTGAAGAACATCGGTCCGACGCGCATGATCAAGTCGCCGTTCGCTCTTGAATGTGTGGACTTTGAGAAGCGCGGCGCGACTCCGGATGAGACACGCGTGTTGCTTGACCGCAAGCGCGAAATGAAGGGAATGTTCGAAGGCAACTGGGACGAGGGACAATTCGAAGCTGGGATGGGCGTCGCTCTGATTCACGACGTTCCGACGGTGGATGCAATGGTCGCTCGTCTTTTGGATGAGTATCGCGAGGCGCATGCCCGCATGACAGGACAATAA
- a CDS encoding laccase domain-containing protein gives MPEDTQTAPKKQSSLWEIPATWEDVRGGISSTSDGIVAWGRATERDIQINRVRFAESIGIRPESVVTLEQVHGADNVRVFQKDTGSGFLDPATRLPATDGSFTSESGLVLMTSHADCAPIFLYLPSKHAIGLVHAGWRGTLAGIAAGAARKLCREFDANPEDIYIAVGPMISTVSYEVGADVAAEFVREFGETVVAKVQGKSYLDVFAAIIVDLLRAGVKSARFCPRPPNTFSDPRWSSFRRDGDQAGGMLAYFRLL, from the coding sequence ATGCCTGAAGATACCCAAACTGCGCCAAAGAAGCAATCCTCTTTGTGGGAAATCCCGGCCACGTGGGAGGATGTAAGAGGTGGAATTTCAAGCACATCTGACGGGATAGTGGCTTGGGGTAGGGCAACAGAACGCGATATTCAGATAAATCGAGTAAGATTTGCCGAGTCCATCGGAATCAGGCCTGAATCGGTTGTGACCCTCGAGCAAGTCCACGGGGCAGACAATGTCCGTGTTTTTCAAAAAGACACCGGCTCCGGATTTCTTGACCCTGCGACTCGACTCCCTGCCACAGACGGTTCTTTCACTTCGGAGTCAGGTCTTGTCTTGATGACTTCACACGCCGACTGCGCACCGATATTTCTTTATCTTCCCTCGAAACATGCGATTGGGCTTGTGCACGCCGGGTGGCGCGGTACCCTCGCGGGCATTGCAGCAGGTGCTGCACGCAAGCTCTGCCGCGAGTTTGATGCGAACCCGGAAGATATCTATATCGCAGTAGGTCCGATGATATCCACGGTCTCCTATGAGGTCGGCGCAGACGTCGCGGCTGAATTTGTCCGCGAATTTGGCGAAACAGTAGTTGCAAAGGTGCAAGGCAAATCGTACCTTGATGTTTTTGCGGCCATCATCGTCGACTTGCTTAGAGCAGGAGTGAAGTCGGCAAGATTCTGTCCCCGTCCGCCCAATACGTTTTCCGATCCCCGCTGGAGCTCTTTTCGACGAGATGGCGACCAGGCCGGCGGGATGTTAGCATATTTTAGGTTACTATAA
- a CDS encoding aquaporin, with amino-acid sequence MNFKALFAEFIGTFALVFVTVGAIVSDHLTNGAVGLTGIALASGLTIAAMASATLAISGGHLNPAVSFGMFIVGRMKVKDFVGYSVVQCLGAVAASSLLMSAISPLDLDAVNYGITAVGESATPYMALITEIVLTFILMVVIFGTVVDKRSVNMSALFVGIAVTMNILMGGPISGAAMNPARWLGPALVSGDYLNAWIYWVGPIAGGALGVVVYTTFLQEE; translated from the coding sequence ATGAACTTTAAGGCCCTGTTTGCCGAGTTCATTGGCACATTCGCACTTGTATTTGTAACTGTTGGTGCGATTGTGTCGGACCATTTGACAAACGGAGCAGTTGGGTTGACGGGTATTGCCCTTGCGAGCGGGTTGACGATTGCCGCGATGGCCAGCGCGACGCTTGCAATCAGCGGCGGCCATCTGAACCCTGCCGTAAGTTTCGGAATGTTCATCGTCGGCCGAATGAAGGTCAAGGACTTTGTGGGGTATTCCGTAGTCCAGTGTCTCGGAGCCGTCGCGGCATCTTCGTTGTTGATGTCCGCGATTTCTCCTTTAGACCTCGACGCGGTAAACTATGGGATCACGGCAGTAGGCGAAAGCGCGACACCTTACATGGCACTTATCACCGAGATCGTACTTACGTTCATACTAATGGTAGTCATATTTGGGACGGTGGTGGATAAGCGCTCCGTGAACATGTCCGCCTTGTTTGTCGGAATTGCCGTCACGATGAATATTCTGATGGGCGGTCCGATAAGTGGTGCTGCCATGAATCCTGCACGTTGGTTGGGCCCCGCGTTAGTGAGCGGCGATTACTTGAATGCGTGGATATATTGGGTTGGCCCGATTGCGGGCGGAGCGCTCGGCGTAGTCGTTTACACGACGTTTCTGCAAGAAGAGTAA
- a CDS encoding acyl-CoA dehydrogenase family protein — protein sequence MAYQALDYYHLDDLLTEEERLVRDTVREFVTDNLMPVIEKCNSEGRFPKELVKPAAELGFLGAPYPEKYGCANLGPVAYGLINQELERGDSGLRSFVSVQTSLVMYPIFAFGSEEQKDYWLPKLGAGEKIGCFGLTEPDFGSNPGGMLTRAEDKGSHYLLNGSKAWITNGTISDVAIVWAKLDGVVRGFIVETDRKGFSAPEIKNKFSLRASVTSDLILEDVEIPKENILPGVTGLKGPLSCLTQARYGIAWGATGAAMAVFDEVLQYSKSRIQFDKPIASFQLVQNKLAWMATEITKDQFLVYRLGQLKAEGKLRPQHVSMAKRNNVGSALNIARVGRDVLGANGISNEYQTFRHMANLESVNTYEGTFDIHTLIIGEDLTGIAAYF from the coding sequence ATGGCCTATCAGGCGCTCGATTATTATCATCTGGATGATTTGCTGACCGAAGAAGAACGGCTTGTGCGCGACACCGTGCGCGAATTCGTGACCGATAATTTGATGCCGGTGATTGAAAAGTGTAATTCGGAAGGTCGCTTCCCTAAGGAACTCGTGAAGCCCGCCGCGGAATTAGGATTTCTGGGCGCGCCCTATCCTGAAAAATACGGTTGCGCGAATCTCGGCCCGGTGGCCTATGGACTGATAAATCAAGAGCTGGAACGGGGTGACTCCGGACTGCGGTCGTTTGTCTCCGTGCAGACAAGCCTCGTCATGTACCCCATCTTTGCTTTTGGAAGTGAGGAACAGAAAGACTACTGGCTTCCCAAGCTGGGAGCGGGGGAAAAGATCGGCTGCTTCGGATTGACGGAACCGGATTTCGGCTCGAACCCCGGAGGCATGCTCACCCGCGCCGAAGACAAAGGCTCGCACTACCTGCTAAACGGAAGCAAGGCATGGATCACCAACGGTACGATTTCCGACGTCGCGATTGTCTGGGCGAAGCTCGACGGCGTGGTGCGCGGCTTCATCGTAGAGACGGACCGCAAGGGCTTCTCGGCTCCAGAGATCAAGAACAAGTTCTCCCTGCGCGCAAGCGTCACCTCGGACTTGATTCTTGAAGACGTCGAAATCCCCAAAGAAAACATCCTCCCCGGTGTGACCGGGTTGAAAGGTCCGTTGTCGTGCCTGACACAAGCGCGCTACGGTATCGCATGGGGCGCGACGGGCGCGGCGATGGCCGTGTTCGATGAGGTTTTGCAATACAGCAAGTCGCGCATTCAATTCGACAAGCCGATTGCAAGTTTCCAGCTTGTGCAAAACAAGCTCGCCTGGATGGCGACTGAAATCACGAAGGATCAGTTCTTGGTCTACCGTCTCGGACAGCTTAAGGCCGAAGGCAAGCTCCGTCCGCAGCATGTGTCGATGGCTAAACGTAACAACGTCGGATCGGCGTTAAACATCGCGCGCGTGGGCCGCGACGTACTTGGCGCAAACGGAATTTCAAACGAGTATCAGACCTTCCGCCATATGGCTAACCTCGAATCGGTTAACACGTACGAAGGAACGTTTGATATTCACACGTTGATCATCGGTGAAGATTTGACCGGAATTGCTGCGTACTTCTAA
- a CDS encoding aspartate 1-decarboxylase yields the protein MLREMLGGKIHSATLTETKLDYEGSCAIDRDLLDAAGIAVYERVHVYNITSGARLDTYAIPAKRGSGKVGLNGAAARLGQTGDKVIIVNFVQLSDEELPKHRCKVVLVDGKNRITKLIEHKSERPK from the coding sequence ATGTTGCGCGAAATGCTCGGCGGAAAAATTCACTCCGCCACACTTACGGAAACGAAACTCGATTATGAAGGCAGTTGTGCCATCGACCGCGACTTATTGGATGCGGCGGGCATAGCGGTCTACGAGCGCGTTCACGTCTACAACATCACGAGCGGAGCGCGGTTGGATACCTATGCGATTCCCGCCAAGCGCGGCTCCGGCAAAGTCGGTTTGAACGGCGCGGCGGCGCGCTTGGGTCAAACCGGCGACAAGGTGATCATCGTCAACTTCGTGCAGCTTAGTGACGAAGAATTGCCGAAACACCGCTGCAAAGTCGTGCTCGTGGACGGGAAGAACCGCATTACGAAATTGATTGAACACAAAAGTGAGCGTCCAAAATGA
- a CDS encoding electron transfer flavoprotein-ubiquinone oxidoreductase translates to MERETLPVDVLIVGAGPAGLSCAYHLKQMIKRANAAGNGPGEIEIMVIEKSRELGAHNLSGAVMDPRSIKELVPDWKERDFPVERTVEEEGVYYLTSSGKMKAPWTPPPLQNHGYPIVSINRLSKWLGELCEAEEILIATETPGQHLLYDGNRVVGVQTGDKGINKNGEQKGSFEPGANIEARVTVLTEGTRGSLTKEACNKLNLHGEMPQTYVLGVKEVWELPKSLSTRGSVIHTMGYPLGDLFGGSWIYSMRDNMISIGLVTDLGYKNPYTDPHYNFQKFKEHPWIKEILRGGKMLGYGAKTIPEGGWFSMPKLYADGLLLAGDSAAFLNAQRLKGIHLAMKSGMLAAESIFAALKKDDTTAATLSMYKEAVDASWIKDELWSVRNFHQGFESGLFAGMINAGAQFFTGGRGFTSKILSPETHTHMRKIKDLNLRNRDEVLAERLKEHDREVTFDKLSDVYKSKTLHEEDQPVHLHVADTEICRTKCREEYGNPCEFFCPANVYEMVADEERGGVKLQINASNCVHCKTCDIMDPYQIITWVPPEGGGGPEYTDL, encoded by the coding sequence ATGGAACGAGAAACACTTCCTGTTGACGTATTGATTGTGGGTGCGGGGCCTGCAGGGCTTTCGTGCGCGTATCATCTAAAGCAAATGATCAAGCGGGCGAATGCAGCAGGCAACGGGCCGGGCGAAATCGAGATCATGGTGATCGAGAAATCGCGTGAACTCGGCGCGCACAATCTGAGCGGCGCCGTGATGGACCCGCGCTCGATCAAAGAACTCGTGCCGGATTGGAAAGAGCGGGACTTCCCGGTTGAACGCACCGTTGAAGAAGAGGGAGTTTACTATCTGACGTCAAGCGGCAAGATGAAGGCCCCATGGACTCCGCCGCCGTTGCAAAATCACGGTTATCCGATTGTTTCGATCAATAGACTCTCGAAGTGGTTAGGCGAACTGTGTGAAGCCGAAGAGATATTGATCGCGACGGAAACTCCCGGACAACATCTTCTCTATGACGGCAACCGCGTCGTCGGTGTGCAGACGGGCGATAAAGGGATCAACAAGAACGGTGAGCAGAAAGGTTCGTTCGAACCCGGCGCGAACATCGAAGCGCGTGTCACCGTTCTGACCGAAGGCACGCGCGGATCGCTAACCAAAGAAGCCTGCAACAAATTAAACTTGCATGGCGAGATGCCGCAGACTTATGTGCTCGGCGTCAAGGAAGTGTGGGAGTTGCCCAAATCGCTCTCGACGCGCGGTTCTGTGATTCACACGATGGGCTATCCGCTCGGCGATCTTTTCGGCGGAAGCTGGATATATTCGATGCGGGACAACATGATCTCGATCGGTTTGGTCACCGATCTCGGTTACAAAAATCCGTACACCGATCCGCACTACAACTTTCAAAAGTTCAAAGAGCATCCGTGGATCAAGGAAATCCTTCGCGGCGGCAAGATGCTCGGATATGGCGCGAAGACGATTCCGGAAGGCGGATGGTTTTCGATGCCGAAGCTCTATGCCGACGGGTTGCTGCTTGCCGGCGACAGTGCGGCTTTCTTGAATGCGCAGCGTCTAAAGGGGATTCATCTGGCAATGAAGTCAGGAATGCTCGCGGCTGAGTCGATTTTTGCGGCGTTGAAAAAAGATGATACCACGGCTGCAACGCTCTCAATGTACAAGGAAGCGGTGGATGCGAGTTGGATCAAGGACGAGCTTTGGTCCGTACGCAATTTCCATCAAGGGTTTGAGTCCGGATTGTTTGCCGGAATGATCAATGCGGGCGCGCAGTTTTTCACGGGCGGGCGCGGCTTCACGTCGAAGATTCTGTCACCTGAGACGCACACGCACATGCGCAAGATCAAGGATCTGAATTTGCGCAACCGCGACGAAGTCCTCGCCGAACGATTGAAAGAACACGACCGCGAAGTGACGTTTGACAAACTGTCAGACGTGTACAAAAGCAAGACACTGCACGAGGAAGACCAGCCGGTACATTTGCACGTCGCGGACACCGAGATTTGCCGCACGAAGTGCCGCGAAGAATACGGAAATCCCTGCGAGTTTTTCTGTCCCGCAAACGTCTACGAGATGGTCGCGGACGAGGAGCGCGGCGGTGTCAAGCTGCAAATCAACGCGTCAAACTGCGTGCATTGCAAGACCTGCGACATCATGGATCCGTACCAGATCATCACCTGGGTACCTCCGGAAGGAGGCGGCGGGCCTGAATATACGGATTTGTAG